One genomic window of Bremerella sp. JC817 includes the following:
- a CDS encoding NADH-quinone oxidoreductase subunit I yields MRRSVPSGEHRSARKVAMVEWWKNLIRAVVTVAQGLWVTLKVWKSTYDPNRKTFTEHFEYPELPAQVAPRYRGFHRFDVTTCIACDQCAKACPVDCIYIGKQRVENGKGFQLTHFTIDYTKCMFCALCVEPCPVDCIFMGGTLDLSSYSRDGALVDYSRLPIDVAWGRATLNPTAVAESKAVISPVHGGPASPEG; encoded by the coding sequence ATGCGACGTTCGGTCCCCAGCGGAGAGCATCGTTCCGCACGGAAGGTGGCCATGGTTGAGTGGTGGAAAAACCTGATTCGAGCCGTAGTTACGGTGGCCCAGGGGCTTTGGGTGACGCTTAAGGTTTGGAAGTCGACCTACGATCCGAATCGCAAGACGTTTACTGAGCATTTCGAATATCCTGAGCTCCCGGCCCAGGTGGCTCCCCGCTATCGTGGGTTTCATCGCTTCGATGTCACGACCTGCATTGCCTGCGACCAGTGCGCGAAAGCGTGCCCGGTTGACTGTATTTATATAGGCAAGCAACGTGTCGAGAACGGCAAGGGTTTTCAGCTCACCCATTTCACCATTGATTACACCAAGTGCATGTTCTGTGCTTTGTGTGTCGAGCCTTGCCCGGTCGACTGCATCTTTATGGGGGGCACGCTCGACCTGAGTTCCTACAGTCGAGATGGAGCTCTGGTCGATTATTCGCGACTGCCAATCGATGTCGCTTGGGGCCGGGCCACGCTCAACCCAACGGCGGTCGCTGAATCGAAAGCGGTGATCAGCCCGGTTCATGGTGGCCCTGCCAGCCCCGAAGGGTAA
- a CDS encoding NADH-quinone oxidoreductase subunit J, translated as MIGLLASAAEASINWHTVIFYVTALVACGFAVLVATTNNIVRMAFALIVCLAAASGLLFLAGAYFVGAMQLMIYVGGTVVLLIFGVMLTAQKAFITMQTKGGDWILGLLVGGTLLAILVQLAFLVPQWQSSDYQAKADKNLATYVEKLEQQLADGQEITQPQRDELARLETLATDGMPQRTGEIGLALVGVRADQGTRPDEKGLAGYLLPFEIVSIHLLVVLVGAAFLARAKRHHAGGTTR; from the coding sequence ATGATCGGCCTGCTTGCCTCCGCTGCCGAAGCCTCGATCAACTGGCACACCGTCATTTTCTATGTCACGGCGCTGGTCGCGTGTGGCTTTGCCGTATTGGTTGCCACCACCAATAACATCGTTCGGATGGCCTTCGCCCTGATCGTTTGTTTGGCAGCGGCCAGTGGATTGCTGTTTCTCGCCGGGGCATACTTCGTCGGGGCAATGCAGTTGATGATCTACGTCGGCGGCACCGTCGTGCTGTTGATCTTTGGCGTGATGCTGACAGCGCAAAAAGCGTTTATCACCATGCAGACCAAAGGGGGCGACTGGATCCTCGGTTTGCTGGTGGGCGGAACGCTGTTGGCGATTCTGGTGCAGTTGGCTTTTCTCGTCCCGCAGTGGCAAAGCTCGGATTATCAGGCCAAGGCCGATAAGAACCTGGCAACCTATGTCGAGAAACTCGAGCAACAGCTTGCCGACGGCCAAGAGATTACGCAGCCACAACGGGACGAACTGGCTCGCTTGGAAACCTTGGCGACCGACGGTATGCCTCAGCGAACCGGCGAGATCGGGTTGGCACTGGTTGGCGTCCGTGCCGATCAAGGAACGCGGCCTGACGAAAAAGGTTTGGCTGGTTACCTGCTGCCGTTCGAGATCGTTTCCATTCACTTGCTGGTCGTGCTGGTCGGAGCCGCTTTCCTGGCTCGGGCCAAACGGCATCACGCAGGAGGAACCACACGATGA
- the nuoK gene encoding NADH-quinone oxidoreductase subunit NuoK translates to MSFLCEPIGLSHYLAVGAFLFVTGIVCMATKRNALGILMGIELVLNGAILNFVGFASPYFRDENLGLDGHLIALFVIVLAAAEAAVALAIALNFYNNHATIDVDRANELKG, encoded by the coding sequence ATGAGCTTTCTGTGCGAACCGATCGGACTTTCGCATTACCTGGCAGTCGGAGCATTTCTGTTTGTGACCGGCATCGTTTGCATGGCTACCAAGCGAAATGCCCTGGGGATCTTGATGGGGATCGAACTGGTCCTCAACGGAGCGATCCTGAACTTCGTGGGATTTGCGAGTCCTTATTTTCGTGACGAGAATCTCGGACTCGATGGTCACCTGATCGCGTTATTCGTGATCGTACTTGCCGCCGCCGAAGCTGCGGTGGCCTTGGCGATTGCTTTGAACTTTTACAATAACCATGCCACGATCGATGTTGATCGCGCCAACGAACTGAAGGGTTGA
- the csrA gene encoding carbon storage regulator CsrA has product MLVLSRKKNESIVINNDITIVVVEIRGDKVRLGVEAPKEVPVHRREVYDAIKRNENGQGSDASANMESE; this is encoded by the coding sequence ATGCTGGTACTATCGAGGAAGAAGAACGAGAGCATTGTCATCAACAATGACATCACCATTGTCGTTGTCGAGATCCGTGGCGATAAAGTACGCCTAGGGGTTGAAGCCCCCAAGGAAGTGCCGGTTCACCGTCGCGAAGTTTACGATGCGATCAAGCGAAACGAAAACGGACAAGGTTCGGACGCTTCGGCGAATATGGAATCCGAATAG
- a CDS encoding NADH-quinone oxidoreductase subunit M has translation MDNVAFIIVISLIFTPVLGAIALLFLPAENKSLLRWFTLAVTLLVLLPTLYIALPGTNSLSFQTDTANVQDVIQVAWIPSFDIQFFLGIDGISFPLLLLTALIAFLAMGASWTIDKHVKSYSVLYLLLLAGMMGVFMSLDFFLFYIFWEVMLLPMYFLIGVWGGPRKEYAAIKFFLYTLFGSVLMLIALLMLYFNSDLRQLSAPQLAAAHVAAWDEAGERLSPEAFKTKIDASEYPVHTFNILALQQLGQHSEVFDQALLWGKSIQWWAFLLLFIGFAIKVPSVPLHTWLPDAHVEAPTPISMILAGVLLKMGGYGIVRICYPICPDAGYDLVWVVCSVGVISMVYGAFAALAQKDFKRMVAYSSVSHMGYVVLGLGVWSATAGNVFDPISWSMGVKGALFQMIGHGISSAGMFFMVGVIYDRVHHRDLNQFGGLYGKMPVYTAMAMLLFFAGLGLPGLCGFIGEAFVVLSVWKLSGTLAVISAAVVILTAAYILWAIQRVYLGPEYKGPHPEALTEITWRETLIALPLCVLAVVLGVFPSLMFRYMDKTVDQQVADLTEWTEQVKLPQLRAQQAEADQDVAANQP, from the coding sequence ATGGATAACGTGGCATTTATAATCGTGATTTCGCTGATCTTCACTCCCGTTTTGGGAGCGATCGCGCTGTTGTTCCTGCCTGCAGAGAACAAGTCGCTGCTGCGCTGGTTCACGCTTGCCGTCACGCTGCTGGTTCTGTTGCCAACGCTGTATATCGCCTTGCCTGGGACGAACTCACTTAGCTTTCAGACCGATACCGCCAACGTTCAAGACGTCATCCAAGTGGCCTGGATTCCCTCGTTCGATATTCAGTTCTTTCTGGGAATCGATGGCATCAGTTTTCCGCTATTGCTGCTGACTGCCCTGATCGCGTTTCTGGCGATGGGAGCAAGCTGGACGATCGACAAGCATGTGAAGAGCTACTCCGTGCTGTATTTGCTGCTGCTGGCCGGGATGATGGGCGTCTTCATGTCGCTCGACTTCTTCCTGTTCTATATTTTCTGGGAAGTGATGCTGCTGCCGATGTACTTCCTGATCGGTGTCTGGGGCGGGCCACGTAAGGAATACGCGGCGATCAAGTTCTTTTTGTATACGCTGTTTGGCAGTGTGCTGATGCTGATCGCATTGCTGATGCTGTACTTTAATAGCGACCTGCGACAGCTTTCCGCGCCTCAGTTGGCTGCCGCCCATGTTGCCGCATGGGACGAAGCAGGCGAGCGTCTTTCGCCGGAAGCTTTCAAGACGAAGATCGACGCCAGCGAGTATCCGGTCCACACGTTCAATATTCTGGCTCTCCAACAACTGGGGCAGCATTCGGAGGTCTTCGATCAAGCTTTGTTATGGGGCAAGTCGATTCAGTGGTGGGCGTTCCTGCTGCTGTTCATTGGCTTTGCGATCAAGGTGCCCAGTGTGCCGCTGCATACCTGGTTGCCTGATGCTCACGTCGAAGCCCCCACGCCGATTTCGATGATCCTGGCTGGTGTACTGCTGAAGATGGGTGGCTATGGCATCGTGCGAATCTGCTATCCGATTTGCCCCGACGCTGGCTACGACCTGGTGTGGGTAGTCTGTTCGGTTGGTGTGATCAGCATGGTCTACGGAGCCTTCGCCGCGTTGGCTCAGAAAGACTTTAAGCGGATGGTGGCCTACAGCTCGGTCAGCCATATGGGCTACGTCGTGCTGGGTCTCGGCGTGTGGAGTGCGACCGCAGGCAACGTCTTCGATCCGATCTCTTGGAGCATGGGGGTCAAAGGTGCCCTCTTCCAGATGATTGGCCATGGCATCAGCTCGGCGGGCATGTTCTTCATGGTGGGGGTGATCTACGATCGCGTGCATCATCGCGACTTGAATCAGTTCGGCGGACTGTATGGCAAGATGCCGGTTTACACGGCAATGGCTATGCTGCTGTTCTTTGCTGGTCTGGGTTTACCAGGGCTGTGTGGTTTCATCGGCGAAGCGTTCGTGGTGCTTTCGGTTTGGAAGCTCAGTGGAACGCTGGCGGTGATCTCTGCCGCGGTGGTGATCCTGACGGCAGCTTACATTTTGTGGGCGATCCAACGGGTTTACCTTGGCCCGGAATACAAAGGCCCTCATCCCGAGGCCCTGACGGAGATCACATGGCGCGAGACCCTCATCGCCCTTCCCTTGTGCGTATTGGCGGTGGTGCTGGGGGTATTTCCTTCGCTCATGTTCCGCTACATGGATAAGACC
- the nuoH gene encoding NADH-quinone oxidoreductase subunit NuoH, whose protein sequence is MGEYFAGWLPSGWDFLGYTLAAFVQAFLLVNVIALGAFVFIWAERKVSGRIQDRLGPTRTGGAFGWLQSLADGIKLLSKEDLMPKDADPILFRIAPYVSFAASFAAFMALPFASGWVALPLNIGLFFLVAVLGLEVFGVILAGYSSGSKWSLFGAMRQAAQVVSYEVPLGICVVVPLMICGTMDLVAIGDQQRGWFTNWLIFHDPFIFVVFWVYFTCAVASVNRAPFDLAEAESELVAGFLTEYSGMRWSLFFMAEYGSMILVSILAAILFFGGWNGPIPVFSSMMDAYPNYFGNCWWFSTFANMAGVLNILIKASVGVIAMMWIRWTFPRLRVDQVITMCLKYCVPIAAVCLLGVMFWTALGVPFLNDLVPAHDRSLVREGWMDEGDRRADRRIEMIEQKVAASQEGGVE, encoded by the coding sequence GTGGGTGAGTACTTCGCAGGCTGGCTTCCCTCAGGATGGGATTTCCTGGGGTACACCTTGGCTGCGTTCGTCCAAGCCTTTCTGCTGGTCAATGTGATCGCGCTGGGTGCGTTCGTTTTCATCTGGGCCGAACGAAAGGTCTCTGGGCGAATCCAAGACCGCCTGGGGCCAACCCGAACTGGCGGCGCCTTCGGTTGGCTGCAGTCGCTGGCCGACGGGATCAAGCTTCTTTCCAAAGAAGATCTGATGCCCAAAGATGCCGATCCAATTCTCTTTCGGATCGCTCCGTACGTTTCGTTTGCTGCCAGTTTCGCCGCGTTCATGGCCCTCCCCTTTGCATCGGGTTGGGTCGCGTTGCCTTTGAATATCGGTCTGTTCTTTTTGGTCGCAGTGCTCGGGCTGGAAGTATTCGGCGTTATCCTGGCAGGCTATTCATCGGGATCGAAGTGGTCGCTCTTCGGAGCGATGCGACAAGCAGCCCAGGTCGTCAGTTACGAAGTCCCCCTGGGGATTTGTGTTGTTGTTCCGCTGATGATTTGCGGCACGATGGATCTGGTGGCGATTGGCGATCAGCAGCGTGGCTGGTTCACCAACTGGTTGATCTTCCACGATCCGTTCATCTTTGTGGTCTTCTGGGTCTACTTCACTTGTGCCGTGGCTAGTGTGAATCGCGCTCCGTTCGACTTGGCGGAAGCGGAAAGCGAACTGGTCGCTGGCTTCCTGACCGAGTATTCCGGCATGCGGTGGAGTTTGTTCTTCATGGCCGAATATGGCTCGATGATTCTGGTTTCGATCCTCGCCGCGATTTTGTTCTTTGGCGGATGGAACGGACCGATACCGGTCTTCAGCAGCATGATGGATGCGTACCCGAACTACTTCGGCAACTGCTGGTGGTTTTCAACCTTCGCCAACATGGCTGGCGTGTTGAACATTCTGATCAAAGCATCGGTCGGCGTGATCGCGATGATGTGGATTCGCTGGACATTTCCTCGTTTGCGAGTCGACCAGGTGATCACCATGTGCTTGAAGTACTGCGTGCCGATCGCCGCGGTTTGCCTGCTGGGCGTGATGTTCTGGACTGCCTTGGGCGTTCCGTTTTTGAACGACCTGGTTCCTGCCCACGATCGCTCGTTAGTGCGAGAAGGGTGGATGGATGAAGGCGATCGTCGGGCTGATCGTCGCATCGAAATGATCGAGCAGAAGGTTGCTGCGAGCCAGGAAGGAGGCGTCGAATGA
- a CDS encoding NADH-quinone oxidoreductase subunit A: MSFPTTIVAYLLLFTAVGFGFVLANLLLGSFLRPKDPHEEKLEIYECGEPTIGSSFVQFDLRFYVVALLFIIFDVEVAFFFPWAVVFGKSTQLASPEVPAIVQMDDGQRMIGPGFEGLVTELGLPVDEQNLLAASDPEAKGNEVKAAASKLVWTCVADMMLFFAVLMVGFAYVWKRGDLDWVRSTAGHSKQQADASSSWQRSPQTTSTP, from the coding sequence ATGAGTTTTCCAACCACGATCGTCGCCTATTTACTGCTGTTCACGGCAGTCGGGTTTGGCTTCGTGTTGGCGAACCTTCTTCTAGGTAGCTTTCTGCGACCGAAGGACCCGCACGAAGAGAAGCTCGAGATTTACGAATGTGGCGAGCCAACCATTGGCTCCAGTTTCGTGCAGTTCGACTTGCGATTTTATGTTGTCGCCCTGCTGTTCATTATCTTCGACGTCGAAGTGGCGTTCTTCTTTCCGTGGGCGGTCGTCTTCGGAAAGTCGACCCAATTGGCCAGTCCAGAAGTGCCTGCGATCGTGCAGATGGACGACGGCCAGCGGATGATCGGGCCTGGGTTCGAAGGCCTGGTGACCGAACTCGGTTTGCCCGTCGACGAACAGAACCTGTTGGCAGCTTCCGATCCGGAAGCAAAAGGGAACGAAGTTAAGGCTGCGGCCTCGAAGCTGGTCTGGACCTGCGTGGCGGACATGATGTTGTTCTTCGCCGTGCTGATGGTCGGTTTCGCGTATGTCTGGAAGCGAGGCGACCTCGACTGGGTTCGATCCACTGCGGGTCATTCCAAGCAGCAAGCCGACGCGTCCAGTTCCTGGCAGCGATCCCCTCAGACCACATCCACTCCGTAA
- a CDS encoding NADH-quinone oxidoreductase subunit D, translating into MSNSNPTEIVELDVRTDEMLVNMGPQHPSTHGVLRLVLRTDGEVVSEAVPHIGYLHRCAEKIGENLTPRQFIPYTDRMDYLAGMNMNLGWALAVEKLLNYDLPDKVRHTRVMISELNRIASHLVGMGTYGLDLGTFSPFLYAFREREKILDLLEWVCGARLTYSYITPGGVTADLPSDWIGKCRAFLDQFEPQIPDYHTLLTTNAIFIKRTAGIGLMPAEMAIAYGCSGPVIRGSGIDHDLRRDGDPRYRAMYEGYDFEVIVQKNGSYPKDQVYPAVPDEAILGDCWHRFYVRMLEVIQAIKLIRQAMDFYEKASGDWGTPIKLNTKLPAGEAYLETEAPRGQMGFYVVADGGDPIPRRARARSSCFSNLSVVEELCRNCLIADIPAIVGSLDIVMGEIDR; encoded by the coding sequence ATGAGCAACTCGAACCCCACAGAGATTGTCGAACTCGACGTTCGCACCGACGAGATGCTGGTCAACATGGGACCGCAGCATCCGAGCACCCATGGTGTGCTGCGTCTGGTGCTGCGGACCGATGGCGAGGTCGTTTCTGAAGCGGTTCCGCATATTGGCTATTTGCATCGCTGTGCCGAGAAGATCGGCGAGAATCTGACGCCGCGGCAGTTCATTCCCTATACCGATCGAATGGACTACCTGGCCGGGATGAACATGAACCTCGGTTGGGCGCTCGCGGTTGAGAAGCTGCTGAACTACGACCTGCCTGACAAGGTTCGGCATACCCGCGTCATGATTTCCGAACTGAACCGGATCGCCAGTCACCTGGTTGGCATGGGAACGTACGGTCTCGACCTGGGAACGTTTAGTCCGTTTCTGTATGCCTTCCGCGAACGCGAGAAGATCCTCGATCTGCTCGAATGGGTGTGCGGGGCCCGGCTTACTTACAGCTATATCACCCCTGGCGGTGTGACGGCCGACCTTCCGTCCGATTGGATTGGCAAGTGTCGGGCCTTTCTCGATCAGTTCGAGCCGCAGATTCCAGACTATCACACGTTGCTTACGACCAACGCGATCTTCATCAAGCGAACCGCAGGCATTGGTTTGATGCCCGCAGAGATGGCCATCGCCTATGGCTGTAGCGGTCCTGTGATTCGCGGCTCCGGTATCGATCACGATTTGCGTCGCGACGGCGATCCTCGCTACAGGGCGATGTACGAAGGTTACGACTTCGAGGTCATCGTCCAGAAGAATGGGAGCTATCCCAAAGATCAGGTCTACCCAGCCGTCCCGGATGAAGCGATTCTCGGCGACTGTTGGCACCGGTTTTATGTTCGCATGTTGGAAGTCATTCAGGCGATCAAGTTGATCCGCCAGGCCATGGACTTCTACGAAAAAGCATCCGGCGATTGGGGAACGCCCATCAAGTTGAACACCAAGTTGCCTGCCGGTGAAGCTTATTTAGAGACGGAAGCGCCTCGCGGGCAGATGGGTTTCTACGTGGTGGCCGACGGGGGTGATCCGATTCCGCGTCGAGCTCGGGCCCGCAGCAGTTGTTTCAGCAACTTGTCGGTCGTCGAAGAGCTTTGCCGAAACTGCCTGATTGCCGACATTCCGGCGATCGTGGGTTCGCTCGATATTGTGATGGGAGAGATCGACCGCTAA
- the nuoL gene encoding NADH-quinone oxidoreductase subunit L — MEVFLPYLPSLLAAAVLLPLVSFCVILLFAVQLGRRGKGAAAVATIAILASTVLSFFSAAVWFSANPPGAVHHVAETEDAGHEDAHAAETHATDEHHGIPHKSPSVLVGEGYTLARFAGAEVTINYYIDALTIVMFCLVTFIATSIHFYSTGYMHDELHDVVDHEALLANGDSVERPGRFARFFQALSLFCFSMLGLVISGNFLMTFVFWELVGLCSWFLIGFYVERQSASTAANKAFIVNRVGDFGMLIGLMTLWASLGTFNYGELSADSPGVFQQVRSEKNAYQLQVPDGMVQLSAASRIEELALTASEPLSREQLSKEVAAAIPAWRDGTTEGDTTRYGYTLLIIAGIGIFCGCVGKSAQFPLHVWLPDAMEGPTPVSALVHSATMVAAGVFLVARSYPIFLPEVLLTIAVVGCITLFLGATIAMVATDIKRVLAYSTVSQLGYMMLALGVGGWAAGVMHLVTHACFKSLLFLCSGSVIHAVHTNEMPQMGGLLRKMPWTGYTMLVGCLAIAGIGLPSIFGLPIGLSGYYSKDAILEQIYAFRMMNPGWGNVFFAAAAGGATLTAFYMFRMWYLTFAGEPRSAKKFEHAHESPRVMVVPLVLLAILAVVVAWPIYGWVGLPTLASSVEEARPAGIWQDMPGVYLNVTMPEESKGHAPEVKGPVGLIAFGAAIGGILLASVFYLWKSLDPEDVRRTFNPIYRLLVGKWFFDEIYQAVFVRGTLAIAACIAMFDRRVIDAFLDCLAWLTVRIARLSDTWLDRRGIDGLVNWCSLQTWRLGDRMRGLQTGGLRQYVMLIVVSTVALFVLLSFWTYSLAR; from the coding sequence ATGGAAGTCTTTCTCCCGTACCTTCCGAGCCTTCTGGCAGCCGCGGTATTGCTACCGTTGGTTTCGTTCTGCGTGATCTTATTGTTCGCCGTGCAGCTGGGTCGTCGTGGCAAAGGTGCCGCGGCGGTGGCCACGATTGCCATCCTGGCGTCGACCGTGCTGTCGTTCTTCTCGGCAGCCGTTTGGTTCTCGGCCAATCCACCGGGTGCAGTCCATCATGTGGCCGAGACAGAGGACGCCGGGCACGAAGATGCCCACGCCGCCGAAACGCACGCGACCGACGAGCACCATGGCATTCCGCACAAATCGCCATCGGTCCTGGTCGGAGAAGGCTACACGCTGGCCCGGTTTGCTGGTGCCGAGGTCACGATCAACTATTACATCGATGCCCTGACGATCGTGATGTTCTGCCTGGTCACGTTCATCGCGACCAGCATCCACTTCTATTCGACCGGTTACATGCACGACGAGTTGCATGACGTCGTCGATCACGAAGCATTGCTGGCCAACGGCGATTCGGTCGAACGGCCAGGAAGATTCGCTCGCTTCTTTCAGGCGTTGTCTTTGTTCTGCTTCAGCATGCTGGGGCTGGTGATCTCAGGCAACTTCCTGATGACGTTTGTCTTCTGGGAACTGGTCGGGCTCTGCTCGTGGTTCCTGATTGGCTTCTACGTCGAACGCCAGTCCGCCTCGACCGCGGCCAACAAAGCGTTCATCGTCAATCGTGTCGGCGACTTTGGCATGTTGATTGGTTTGATGACCTTGTGGGCGAGCCTCGGGACATTTAACTACGGCGAACTCTCAGCCGACTCGCCAGGCGTCTTCCAGCAAGTACGCAGCGAGAAGAACGCGTATCAGCTTCAAGTCCCCGATGGCATGGTCCAGTTATCGGCTGCGTCACGAATTGAAGAACTGGCCCTGACCGCCAGCGAACCCCTTTCGCGGGAACAACTCAGCAAAGAGGTGGCCGCGGCGATTCCTGCCTGGCGCGATGGAACGACCGAAGGGGACACGACTCGCTATGGCTACACGCTGCTAATCATTGCCGGAATCGGTATCTTCTGCGGCTGCGTCGGCAAGAGTGCCCAGTTTCCACTGCATGTCTGGCTGCCGGATGCGATGGAAGGTCCCACGCCGGTATCGGCTTTGGTGCACTCGGCAACGATGGTCGCGGCTGGCGTGTTCCTGGTTGCCCGGTCGTATCCGATCTTCCTGCCAGAAGTGCTGCTGACGATCGCGGTGGTCGGCTGTATCACCCTGTTCCTCGGCGCGACGATCGCCATGGTCGCAACGGATATCAAGCGTGTGCTGGCCTATTCGACGGTCAGTCAGCTTGGCTACATGATGTTGGCACTGGGTGTTGGTGGCTGGGCGGCAGGCGTCATGCATTTGGTTACGCACGCTTGCTTCAAGAGTTTGCTGTTTCTTTGCTCGGGCTCGGTGATCCACGCGGTCCATACCAACGAGATGCCGCAGATGGGCGGGCTGCTTCGCAAGATGCCTTGGACCGGCTATACGATGCTGGTCGGTTGTCTGGCGATTGCGGGGATTGGTTTGCCTTCGATCTTTGGTCTGCCCATCGGCTTGAGTGGTTACTACTCGAAAGACGCGATCCTCGAGCAGATCTATGCGTTCCGCATGATGAATCCGGGTTGGGGAAATGTGTTCTTCGCAGCCGCGGCTGGCGGGGCGACGTTGACGGCGTTCTATATGTTCCGCATGTGGTACCTCACTTTCGCGGGCGAGCCTCGCTCGGCGAAGAAGTTCGAGCATGCCCACGAATCGCCACGCGTGATGGTGGTGCCGCTGGTGTTGCTGGCGATCCTGGCGGTTGTGGTGGCGTGGCCCATTTATGGTTGGGTTGGTTTGCCGACGTTGGCTTCGTCGGTGGAAGAGGCTCGACCGGCAGGCATCTGGCAAGACATGCCGGGCGTCTATCTGAACGTGACGATGCCGGAAGAATCCAAAGGCCATGCCCCAGAAGTCAAAGGTCCGGTCGGGCTGATTGCCTTCGGTGCGGCGATTGGCGGGATTCTGTTGGCGTCGGTGTTTTACTTGTGGAAGTCGCTCGACCCGGAAGACGTGCGTCGAACGTTCAACCCGATTTATCGATTGCTGGTCGGAAAGTGGTTCTTCGACGAGATCTATCAGGCAGTTTTCGTCAGGGGAACGTTGGCGATCGCGGCATGTATCGCGATGTTCGATCGCCGCGTGATCGACGCCTTCCTTGATTGCCTGGCCTGGTTGACGGTTCGCATTGCTCGGCTTTCCGATACGTGGCTTGATCGCCGTGGGATCGATGGCCTGGTGAACTGGTGCTCGCTGCAAACCTGGCGACTGGGCGACCGAATGCGAGGGCTGCAAACAGGCGGCCTGCGGCAGTATGTGATGTTGATTGTGGTGAGTACAGTGGCCTTGTTTGTGCTGCTGAGTTTTTGGACTTATTCGCTGGCTCGATAG
- a CDS encoding NADH-quinone oxidoreductase subunit C → MVIDESLLQKLRERFGDKIAGASLESIDPWIEVAPEGLVEVCRYLKDEPSIAFDCLNSICVVDYCETDPKKAAKAPWQPHLEVVYHLTSVQRKTSGVLKVMLPRWKDGVEGEIPELASVSSVWIAADWHEREVYDLSGVYFVGHPNLRRILCPEDWVGHPLRKDYVMPLEYHGIRGR, encoded by the coding sequence ATGGTGATCGACGAGTCGCTGCTACAGAAATTGCGCGAGCGTTTTGGCGACAAGATCGCAGGAGCCTCTCTTGAGAGCATCGATCCGTGGATCGAGGTTGCGCCAGAAGGCCTGGTCGAGGTTTGTCGCTATTTGAAGGACGAGCCGTCGATTGCGTTCGATTGCCTGAACTCGATCTGCGTGGTCGATTACTGCGAGACCGACCCGAAGAAGGCAGCCAAAGCTCCGTGGCAGCCACACCTGGAAGTCGTTTATCACCTGACCAGCGTTCAGCGTAAAACCAGCGGCGTTTTGAAGGTGATGCTCCCGCGATGGAAAGATGGCGTCGAAGGAGAGATCCCTGAGCTGGCATCGGTTTCCTCCGTATGGATTGCGGCCGATTGGCACGAACGTGAAGTGTACGACTTGTCAGGCGTTTATTTCGTCGGCCATCCGAATCTGCGACGCATTTTGTGCCCGGAAGATTGGGTCGGGCATCCGCTGCGAAAAGACTATGTCATGCCGCTCGAGTACCACGGCATCCGAGGCCGCTAG